The following proteins are co-located in the Eleginops maclovinus isolate JMC-PN-2008 ecotype Puerto Natales chromosome 23, JC_Emac_rtc_rv5, whole genome shotgun sequence genome:
- the sesn4 gene encoding sestrin-3: MIICTSKMEYPLRTQCQRVHKQVMVNGENERVSLLFMKALVSRGSVDAVSQQMASHPQYLESFLRTQHYILHMDGPLPLPYRHYIAIMAAARHHCNYLVYLHSAQFLRVGGDPVWLQGLEAAPPRLRLLDHINKVLAHQPWLTACSHIQALLKAGEQCWSLAELVQAVVILAHCHSLCSFVFGCDTDSDHASLSKSPNGTPPTFCPFDAANGNTNVPQTLATLSEHITRRRSLDSSCDMVCLKERIQKSQEEREKREERLLQTQALQQTDMEEEEDMICFADPTRFITDPDLCYQEFARREEDHFQVFRVQDYSWEDHGFSLVNRLYSDIGHLLDDRFRSVTTLPSMHSPDLKRAIWNYIHCVLGIRYDDYDYGEVNQLLEQDLKLYIKAVACFPDATKTPVCPLSLAPLKPSERIHVNLLIMEARLQAELLYALRAITQYMIA; this comes from the exons GTGATGGTGAACGGAGAGAACGAGCGAGTGTCGCTGCTGTTCATGAAGGCTCTGGTCAGCAGGGGGAGCGTGGACGCCGTGTCCCAGCAGATGGCCTCTCACCCTCAGTACTTGGAGAGCTTCCTGCGCACACAGCACTACATCCTGCACATGGACGGGCCCCTGCCACTGCCGTACCGCCATTACATCGCCATCATG GCTGCAGCCCGCCATCACTGCAACTACCTGGTGTACTTGCACTCAGCCCAGTTTCTGAGGGTTGGCGGGGACCCTGTGTGGTTGCAGGGTTTGGAGGCAGCGCCCCCTCGCCTTCGTCTGCTAGACCACATCAACAAAGTGCTCGCCCACCAACCCTGGCTCACCGCCTGCTCACACATACAG GCGCTGCTGAAAGCGGGCGAGCAGTGCTGGTCTCTGGCGGAGCTGGTGCAGGCCGTGGTGATCCTGGCTCACTGCCACTCCCTCTGCAGCTTCGTGTTTGGGTGCGACACAGACTCAGACCATGCCTCTCTCTCCAAATCTCCTAACGGTACCCCGCCGACCTTCTGCCCCTTTGATGCTGCCAACGGCAACACCAACGTGCCTCAGACGCTCGCCACTCTCTCCGAACACATAACGCGAAGACGG TCTCTGGACTCTAGTTGTGACATGGTGTGTCTTAAGGAGAGGATTCAGAAGTCGCAGGAGGAgcgagagaagagagaagagcgGCTGCTGCAGACACAAGCACTCCAGCAAACAG AcatggaagaagaggaggacatGATATGCTTTGCAGACCCGACACGTTTCATCACAGACCCAGACTTATGCTATCAGGAGTTTGCTCGCAGAGAGGAGGACCACTTTCAAGTATTTAGAGTTCAG GACTATTCATGGGAGGATCACGGCTTCTCCTTAGTCAACAGGTTGTATTCGGACATCGGGCATCTTTTGGATGACAGATTCAGGAGCGTGACGACACTCCCCTCCATGCACAGCCCCGACCTGAAGAGGGCCATCTGGAATTACATCCACTGTGTGTTAGGAATACG GTACGATGATTATGATTACGGAGAAGTGAACCAGTTGCTGGAGCAGGATTTGAAGCTGTACATCAAGGCCGTAGCCTGTTTTCCAGATGCCACCAAAACTCCAGTGTGTCCGCTCAGTTTGGCTCCACTCAAACCATCAGAGCGG ATACACGTTAATCTTCTAATCATGGAGGCCCGGCTGCAGGCGGAGCTGCTGTATGCGCTGAGAGCCATCACTCAGTACATGATCGCATGA